In Rubrivirga marina, the following are encoded in one genomic region:
- a CDS encoding adenylate/guanylate cyclase domain-containing protein — translation MSTRLSPNARRTVRRVAPFGVIWLLVDHVFSVSNYAAVGSLSADSHEGIQLDAGIYVFASLASFAVGCLVGVVELLFLNRAFAARSLGAKLVGKTLFYVAFLTVVVVVLYPIAAAMEMGTGLADARVWDRLGAFAVSMESLSTGVQITASLVVSLFYAEISEHLGARVLTNFLTGRYHTPKRERRVFLFSDMKSSTAITERLGHARYFEFLRAYYDALADAVVRHEGEVYQYIGDEIVVSWPEEAGLRDANGVRCALAMRAALRARAGWFEREFGVAPDLRAGVQTGDVTTGEIGALKKEIVFTGDVLNQTARIQALCKPLGEDVLVGDALAARLEETDGWTLRPVGDQVLRGKERPVALFAVDVSETKGAGAAVHQTAEPV, via the coding sequence ATGAGCACCCGACTCTCCCCCAACGCCCGGCGCACGGTCCGCCGCGTCGCCCCCTTCGGGGTGATCTGGCTCCTGGTGGACCACGTGTTCTCGGTCTCGAACTACGCGGCGGTCGGGAGCCTCTCGGCCGACTCCCACGAGGGCATCCAACTCGACGCCGGGATCTACGTCTTCGCCAGCCTGGCGTCGTTCGCTGTCGGGTGCCTCGTCGGGGTCGTCGAACTGCTGTTCCTGAACCGGGCCTTCGCCGCGAGGAGCCTCGGGGCCAAGCTGGTCGGCAAGACCCTGTTCTACGTCGCGTTCCTGACCGTCGTCGTGGTCGTCCTTTACCCCATCGCAGCGGCGATGGAGATGGGGACCGGGCTGGCCGACGCCCGCGTCTGGGACCGCCTCGGGGCGTTCGCGGTCAGCATGGAGAGCCTGAGCACGGGCGTCCAGATCACGGCGTCCCTCGTCGTCTCGCTGTTCTACGCCGAGATCAGCGAGCACCTGGGCGCCCGCGTCCTCACCAACTTCCTCACGGGGCGGTACCACACGCCGAAGCGGGAGCGGCGCGTGTTCCTCTTCTCCGACATGAAGTCCTCGACGGCCATCACGGAGCGGCTGGGCCACGCCCGGTACTTCGAGTTCCTCCGGGCGTACTACGACGCCCTCGCCGACGCGGTCGTCCGGCACGAGGGCGAGGTGTACCAGTACATCGGCGACGAGATCGTCGTGTCGTGGCCGGAGGAGGCCGGGCTCCGCGACGCCAACGGCGTCCGGTGCGCGCTCGCGATGCGGGCGGCGCTCCGGGCGCGGGCGGGCTGGTTCGAGAGAGAGTTCGGCGTCGCGCCGGACCTCCGGGCGGGGGTCCAGACAGGGGACGTGACGACGGGCGAGATCGGTGCCCTGAAGAAGGAGATCGTGTTCACCGGCGACGTGCTCAACCAGACGGCCCGTATCCAGGCCCTCTGCAAACCGCTCGGCGAGGACGTCCTCGTGGGCGACGCGCTAGCGGCGCGGCTCGAGGAGACGGACGGGTGGACTCTCCGGCCGGTCGGCGACCAAGTGCTCCGGGGGAAGGAGCGGCCGGTGGCGCTGTTCGCGGTGGACGTGTCGGAGACGAAAGGTGCTGGCGCCGCCGTACACCAGACTGCAGAGCCTGTGTAA
- a CDS encoding NAD(P)-dependent oxidoreductase, with amino-acid sequence MRKVCIVGASGKLGRYMVQHALDRGYEVVGVCREQSVGKLDAFADRITVVPGPTDDQAVIERAVAGCDGVLTVLAPWGVEQYSTGTAQAVLDLAEPGARLVFSCGWHITKDGRDVYPCKLRAFVAVFGALARLTRFADLDDQVEACRRIFESDTRWTVVRGSDLEEGESEGLPVWSRHVGDPILTSNRTRRVDFALFMVEALENEDLVHEAPAIVGCRTPSALAHAAQAAAV; translated from the coding sequence ATGAGGAAGGTCTGCATCGTCGGGGCCTCCGGGAAACTCGGGCGGTACATGGTCCAGCACGCGCTCGACCGCGGCTACGAGGTCGTCGGCGTCTGCCGGGAGCAGAGCGTGGGGAAGCTCGACGCGTTCGCCGACCGCATCACCGTCGTCCCCGGCCCCACCGACGACCAAGCAGTGATCGAGCGGGCCGTCGCCGGGTGCGACGGGGTCCTCACGGTGCTCGCGCCCTGGGGCGTGGAGCAGTACTCGACGGGGACGGCCCAGGCCGTGCTCGACCTCGCCGAGCCCGGCGCCCGCCTCGTCTTCTCCTGCGGCTGGCACATCACGAAGGACGGCCGCGACGTCTACCCCTGTAAGCTCAGGGCGTTCGTCGCCGTCTTCGGGGCGCTCGCGCGGCTCACCCGCTTCGCCGACCTCGACGACCAGGTGGAGGCGTGCCGGCGGATCTTCGAGAGCGACACGCGCTGGACGGTCGTGCGGGGGAGCGACCTCGAGGAGGGCGAGAGCGAGGGGCTCCCGGTGTGGAGCCGGCACGTCGGCGACCCCATCCTCACGAGCAACCGCACGCGGCGGGTGGACTTCGCCCTGTTCATGGTGGAGGCGCTCGAGAACGAGGACCTCGTCCACGAGGCCCCGGCCATCGTCGGGTGCCGGACGCCGTCGGCGCTCGCACACGCCGCCCAGGCTGCCGCCGTGTGA